ttttcaggtccataATTTCAGTTGctggtattctccctctttgtgtaaaccatgcatattatgagagaaaaggcattagaattacacTATAAATAACACTATAAATAACGgtataaaaacatgatgcaaaatggacgtatcaactccccaagcttagacctcgcttgtccttaAGCGAAAGCCAATATCGAAaatcatgtccacatgtttagagagagaggtgtcgataaaaaatACAGACATAGTAGCATAATGcttattattataacaacaataAATGTTATCATAAAACTTTATCATATAgcttctcatgaacaagtaaaATTTCAACACAACGCCGAAGTAGAAAGCATAAACTTtgttgaaaactaacaaactatgttctcagtcaactttgcaattacaattcatcatattttcagaAAGGGTCTCATATCAGAGCCTTTTGGAAAGTCCACATACTCGAGCATCATttaatcttctatgattgctaacactcacaacaTATATATGATCAACAAGTTTCAAttggacacatagaaagataggggcttatagtttcacctcccaactcattgacctcaagggtgatgtcaacaataataactcatgatcactcacattcaactggatatatgtgcctaggtctttccccaccacatgcttgccaaagagaaaaataaaaaggaatagagaaaaatactttgactcttgcataaaaggtaaatacataaaagtaaaagataggcccttcgcagagggaagcagaggttgccatgcgctttttgatTTTGTATGCACAatctcttaatgcaaaagaatgtcacgttacaatgcttattttcccttacactAAAAGATCAAACACATTTGGGAGCAATTTTTGTtacctttttgcaccgatgacaacttacttgaaggatcttactcagtccataggtaggtatggtggactcttcaAACATgaatttgggtttaagggtttttggatgcacaagtagtatctctacttagtgcggatttttggctagcaaagatattgagcaagcaccacatgttaaaggatctatgacaatataacttctatatgaatatgaacaaacataaatcattacattgtcttccttgtccaacgtcaacaatttggCATAAGATATTTagtgggggctcacaatcataaaagatatCCAAGATAGTGTACTTGCATGttaatcttctcttcccttattaattctttcatgaattgcatcattcaccaatgctatgtttttcaactttcaataaattttaccacttatacttttccttatgtgatgtcattacttaccataagattagcatgtGATCTTTTTCATTATTTTCCTTTATTGTGATTGgaacataaaagtaaagaaaaaactcaaactaaactttattatataactctcactcgattacatagatagatagatagatagatagatcacgAAACTAGCACTCGAAAATAGATCgtactaaacttttattcaactaaatcaCGAAATAGCtaaggatcaaactaagataggtaaaggtaataaaagtgatggtgatacgataccggggcatctccccgaagcttggcacaagccaaggggagtgcccatacctgtGTACTCAAGTCTCCTTCTTTGGTGATGGTGGCGATGATGAGGTGGAGGCAAACTTGTACTCTGACTTCCATGGCAACGGCTCACCATCATAAGACGAAGCACGAGTCTCCTGAGTCCTGCAACTGGCAGCTAATCTCATAGCTTTAAATCTTGCTTCATACTCAAAAACTTGATTTTGAAGATCATAGATTTGGCTTTGCAGAAaattgatttgctcgttgaaggtgaagacgatgtccttcatagACCGGTCATCCACCTTGTGATCACGGGTAAATTCCAtaatcatgaggtgattggcactAAGTCCATGCTCCACCATCCCTTGGAACTTGAAGATCTCCTGCTCCACCGCCTCGAGCCTGGCCTCCACGCTTCCCGTCTTCTTGCGCCCTTGAACATCCCGGATGTGGAGCACCctctcacgcatctcaatggcttGAGGGTGCTTCATCACCTCCGACAAGTAGGGATTGATTACCCTCTTGAAGAACTTCTCCTTGGAAGAGCTTGGTGCGGCCATggcgatctagatctgtcagaaaaacagctcgaaacaagaacagaggatatttccGCGATACCATGGTTAAATCGTCCAGGGGTATATATAAAtatttttatcttgggaaacaagcataCGGAAGGAAAACGGAGTCGAGAAGGTgcctgaggggcccacaagccaccagggcgcgccctggtgccttgtgggcacctgggtTGCCTTCCCGGTTATTTTTTATTTCCCTATTTTTTCTAATATTCCAAAActaacagaaaatatttttgcgaaacttttggagtctgtttacttaccgtatcacgtacctcttcCTTTCCAGGGTTCTGGAGTGTTTTGGAAGGTCTCTTTTATGTATTCCTCCAGTGTCATGGTTTGGATAATGttagtttcaacattaataggcgtacctgaaatatagtgtttaattctttgTCCATTGACCACCCTAGGATtggtaccttcggcattattaaTCTTGATAGCTCCAGAGTGATAAACTTCTTCGATgatatatggtccttcccatttggagagaagttttcctgcaaaaaatctaaaacgagAATTGTGCAATAGAACATATTCACCAACTTTGAATTcctgcttttggattcttttgtcatgccaccttttaactttttctttaaatagtttgttattttcataagcttgggttctccattcatctggtgagctaatatcaaataaccccTTTTCACCGGTAAGTTTAAagtcataattgagttctttgatttcccaatatgctttatgttctaactcaagaggcaagtGACAAGCTTTtacataaaccattttatatggagacatacccataggatttttataagctgttctataagcccaaagtgcatcatcaagtttcttagaccaattctttcatgacctattgacagttttttgtaatattaattttattttctctattgctaagttcaacttgaccactagattgaggatgatagggtgatgcaattctatggttaacatcatatttagcaagcattttacggaaagcaccatgaataaagtgtgaaccagcatcggtcattaaatatctaggtactccaaaccttgggaagatatattctttaagcattttaatggaagtgttatgatcagcactgctagttggaatagcttctaacTTAGTGACAtaaaccaaaatatgtgtatacccattagaggaaggaaaaggtcccatataatcccaaacatcaaatggttcaataacaagtgaataattcataggcatttcctgacgcttaccaatattaccgattctttggcattcatcacaagataagacaaacttccGGGCATCATTGAAAAGactaggccaataaaaaccagattgtaataccttgtgtgcagttctatctcccgcatgatgtcctccataagcttcagagtgacattttcataggatttgttcctgttcatgctcaggtatacaacatctaataataccatctactccttctttatacaAATGTGGATCAccccaaaagtagtgtcttaaatcataaaagtaaaatttcttttgttggtatgtgaaactaggtggcataaatttagcaacaatgtaattagcatagtcaacataccaaggagtattatgagaagcatttatgacagctagttgttcattaggaaagctatcatcGATTGGCAGTGGGTCATCATGAATATTTTCTaccctagacaagttatcagctacggggttctcagctcctttcctatcagtaatatggtaatcaaattcttgtagcaagagaacccacctaatgagtctaggtttagcatctttcttttccataagattttttatagcagcatgatcggtgtaaACAATTGCTTTGGAATCAATaatataagatctgaatttatcacaagcaaacacaactgctaaaaattctttctcagtagtagcataatttctttcgGCACTGtatagagttttactagcataatggataacattttaTTTCTTATCAGCTCATTGTCCTATAAAAGCACCAagaacataatcactagcatcacacataatttcaaaaggcaagttccaatcaggtggttgaacaataggtgcagaagttaaggctttcctaagtgtttcaaaggcttctacacaatcatcatcaaaaacaaatggaacatccttttgtacaagattagtaagaggcctagaaattttagagaagtctttaataaacctcctatagaaaccagcatgaccaaggaaactacgaacACCTTTAAtgtctttaggacatggcattttctcaattgcatcaactttagctttatccacctcaataccttgttcagaaattttatgccccaagacaatgccttcattcaccataaagtggcacttctcccaattcaagacaagattagtttgttcacatctcttcaaaactcgatcaaggttgcttaagtaGTCATCAAAATAAGTTGCGTAAAAGGataaatcatccatgaaaacctcagcaatcttttcacaaaagtcagagaatatagcagtcatacatctttgaaaggtagcaggtgcattgcataaaccaaaaggcatacatctataagcataagttacaaaagggcaagtaaaggtggttttctcttgatcaggttgtgaaataggtatttgagagaaactagaatatccatcaagaaaacAAAAGTATGTGTGCTGTGACaatctttctaacatttgatcattgaaaggcagagggtaatgatcttttctagtagctttatttaattttctgaaatcaattaccattctatagccagtcactattctttgtgggataagttcatttttatcattaggaacaacagtaacaCCTCCtctcttagggacacaatgaacaagacttacccatctactatcagctatgtgATAGATTATActtgcttccagaagttttagtatttcatttcttaccacttccttcatcttaggatctaatcatcgttgatgatcaacaaagGGTTTAGCATTAGGTTCCATATTAATGTTGTGTTGACAAAGAGTGGGAGTAATGCCCTTTAGATCAtcgagagtatatccaatagcaacaCGGTCCTTCCTCGGAATTTTTAATAATCTCCCTTCTTCGTGTTCTGAAAGggtagcactaataataataggatatatctttttctcatcaagataagcatatttcagagtgtcagtcaattgcttTAATTCGAACACAGGATCACcattaggtggaggaggacctcctaaagtttcaataggcaaattgtgtttaaggagAGTTTGTTGTTCAAAGAATATTTtgtctatttcatttctttcatgaaAGTCCATATCATTTTCagggtctagcaaatattgttctagtggatcagtaggaggtacgacaatagaagcaagtccaattatttcatccttactaggtaattctttatcATGAGATTGTCTATGAAACTTAGataaattaaactcatgagacacatcaCCAAAATTGACACTGACTGTTTCTTTAtggcaatctatcttagcattgacagtgttcaagaaaggtctaccaaaaattatgggacaaaaatcatcttgtggggaaccaagaactagaaaatcagtagggtattttattttcccacacaagacttcaacatctctaacaatcccaagtggtgtgatggtatctctattggcagGTTTAATAGtgacatctatgtcttctatttcagcgggtgctatgtcattcataatttcttggtataacataaaaggaatagcactcacactagcacccaaatcacataaaccatgatagcaatgatctcctattttaactgagacaacaggcatgccaacaacatgcTTGTTCTTATCTTTAGtgtcgggtttggcaattctagctgcttcatcacagaagtaaataacatgcccatcaatattttcaaccaagagatctttaaccatagcaacactatgttctactttaatttgttctgAGGGTTTAGGTGCTTTAATATTACTTTTGCGAAGCACTGATGacaccttagcatgttcctttatcctaacaaggaaaggtggtttttcaatataagtaGTGGGtactgccggatcaacattgtaaatgataGTTTTATCATTAACTATAattggttctttaatttcttctttaatagggggTGATATTtcaaccacttctctttagggagatcaacatgagtagcaaatgattcacaaaaagaggctactatcttagagtcaagtccatatttaccccgcaaaaaaaagagtcaagtccatatttagtgctaaacttgtgaaaagcttcggtattcataaaagagttaacacaatcaaactcaagcttaatacctgactctttaccttcatcgagttcccaatcttcagagttgcgtataattctttctaaaagatcccacctgaattcaatagatttgttcataaaagaaccagcacaagaagtatcgagcatggattgatcattacgagaaagtcgagcataaaaattatgaataataatttctctcgaGAGCTCATGAAAGTCAAGCTTAactcaatgttatattcatgccccaagctagagcgatactttatccttcacgaggccaaaaattatatatataattccgatcacgatgaactagatgcataggataaaactttggGTGGAATTCTAATTTCAGTcaattccaattccaagatctaatatcattgcatagcctataccatgttaATCCCCCCccccaaagataaagggaaaaccatcttcttaacttcatctctgggtaaacctacaagcttaaacaatccacaaatttcatccacatgtaTCAAATGCATATCGGGATGCTTTGTTCtgtctcctgcataaggattagctagcagttgctctatcatacccgaaggaatttcataactaatatttttagtaggtgtagtaggttgagggCAACTATTTGTGtttctggtcgaggtgaagataccctgaacaaacccctcaaaggattgttttccatagtaacaagtgacagtaaatgtGAGCATGTAGTATAAGTTTTTCCTTACCAATTCCCACTTATCAAGAgcacttcactccccggaaatggcgccagaaaagagtcttgattacccacaagtataggggatcaatcgtagtcctttcaataaataagagtgtcgaacccaaagaggagcagaaggaaatgacaagtggttttcagcaaggtaatttctgcaagcactgaaattgtcggtaacaagttgtttgatagcaagataatttgtaacaagtaacaatagtaACAATAAGTGCAGCAAgttagcccaatccttttgtagcaaaggacaggccGGAACAGTCTCAGATAATAAGTAAAACATTCttgaggacacacgggaatttcatctagtcactttcatcatgttggtttgattcgcgttcgctactttgataatttgatatgtgggtggaccgatgcttgggtgatattcttacttgaacaagcctcccacttatgattaacccccttgcaggcatccacaactacgaaagaagtattaagataaaatctaaccatagcattaaacatatggatccaaatcagccccttacggaatagcgcataaactagggtttaagcttctgtcactctagcaacccatcatctaataactactccataatgcattcccttgggcccaaagatggtgaagtgtcatctagtcaacgttcacatgacaccactaagggaatcacaacatacataccatcaaaatatcgaacgaataccaaattcacatgattacttgcaacatgacttctcctgtggcctcaagaacaagggcaactactcacaaataatattcatgctcaagatcagaggagtaataaatatcataatggatctgaacatataatctttcaccaaataaaccatctagcatcaactacaagatgtaatcaacactactagtcacccacaggtaccaatctgaggttttgatacaaagattgaacacaagagataaactagggtttgagatgagatggtgttgttgatgatgttgatgaagattggcctctaaaagatgagagggttgttggtgatgacgatggcttcaatttccccctcccagagggaatttcccctggcagaatcgctccgccgaagggcaaaggtgctcctgcccaagttctacctcgagacggtggcgctccaTTCCGAAAGTCCTCCCtctattttttttctaggtcaaaataccttatgtaccagaagatgggcaccagaggtgggccagGGGCCCCACAAGCTACCAAGGCGCACCTAGAGGGGGTGGcacgccctggtgccttgtgggctCCTAGGTACCCCCCCCCCTCCGGTAGCTCTTTTCTCCAATATTTATTATATAtttcaaaataattctccgtgatatttcacctcatttggagatgtgcagaataggtatctctgacatagctttttcagatCGAGAATTCCAACTAttgtattctccctctttgtataaactttgcatattatgagagaaaaggcattagactTACTCCACAGTGTGTTATAATACTTaaaacactataaataacagtaggaaaacatgatgcaaaatggatgtatcacgCACCATGGGTCTATGCTCTTCCAAGTGGAAGGATCCTGTCCATGACAAGTGAGGCAATATCCTATCAGCAAATCTTTTTTTTCTAGCTAGCCAACCTGTACCCTTTGTTATAGTAGCCTTTGCCATGCGGTGTTTTAACTGTGccatgtttaattatttcagttatgcaaaaatgtaatGTTCAATAGGgttatgtgatgtttaagtaggaattgtccacttcagtttcatgAATGGCTATATTTGATTGTTtttagtgagtagatgccttgtttatctacatttggttgttaggttggttgaagtgagtatttgtccagttaCCAATCAGATGCCttatttatctgtatttggttgttaggttggttgccgtgagcatttgtccagttttcaagcagatGCCTCGTGTTTTCTATATTTGcctgttaggttggttgcagtgagcatttgtccagttttcaagcatatgccttgtttatctgtatttgcttgttaggtttgTTGAAGTGTGCCTCTGTCGaattttcaatggctatatttggttgttatagtGATCAtatatgccttgtttatttcagttattcacaatgtgatgttcattatgtgcaagtcaaAACTATGCAGTTCGatttcatcaataccagtttgaacggctatatttggttcctattatgcctggtgtagttaacacatgccctttattttagttttacacatttatctagtgtgatgtttaagcatgaGCTACATtatattcattttcaacaataccagtttgaattacAATATTTGGTGGTTCTTAagcctgttgtagttaacattccCTTCCATTTTTTCTCTATTTTAatagcatgctgaaaccaacacattcaagctatcatttggagatgatgttgtttaccatggctatatttgtttgatgttgaGCTTGTTtttacttatcatgcctttccatgtacttatgcaagacaacaacgggagtggccagcATTTTCCGCcaaggttagtttcatccctcggcttgtactccccctgTAGTTCCATAATGTGGTGCATATAGATCCACACATGAACACTTTTTAGCTCCTAGTATTGACTTATTGCTTGTAGGTACGTATGTCCTAGGCAAAGATCCACGCATCGAACCTTTTTGCGTatgggcaatgagatattcatgaactaGCATCAAgcgaggaaactgataaggattattagcaaaaagatacgaatggtggcaattAAATTATTTGTCTACGCTCTATCCAACACAAAAGTAAGTTGTAGGATGGTAATTACAAACTCTatagccttctctttttactgcccataatgagttgtcaTACAataatgtctgaatctttttcgcttccagtggttcccaaagcagtttactcaagattacctcgcaaagtacatgattagtggacatgcaatgaaggttaaagtatttcattgAGAAGTCCTAATGGAAACAATGAAGGATGGGCGGccgaccatcacaaggggttggcctagagtggtgcgcgcattacgcatggaggagggcacaatatgggcattccgcttcaccttctccagcaaccagaatgtcttttgcctctctctttacagtctttagtacaactgtgtttcatcattctttacttggtgcttctgtagttcttcggtatatgtacctgtgcatctaATTATGCATTCGTccttgaacctatatttgtaataaacatggttcaatatgaataagtgattgcctactttcaaattcaaaatctGTGAATTTTAAATGCACGGATTAAATTAGGGATAAATTATGCTATGTAGGCCAATACattgcacacggtttgcgaaagcaaAACATCTGTGATAAACGTCAAGATCTGACATGTTTTTcagatccactacgtgtgcgattaACAACAGCAGCACGCGCAATTCCTTCTTATTAAATGTTTGTGAAAGTCACCTCATCACACACGCTTGGCAATTATGGACTGTTTATTATGTTGTGTGCATCGTAAACGTTTGCTCATAGAAGAACACACGCGATAGGCCATCATCCGACGTGGGTACGACAGATGATTCATGTGGGATATATTCAAGCTTCGCATACAGTTTTATAGGGACAATTGTATCCACTCTTACATCAAATTGCATACAGTCAAGGAAAAGCAAATGCGTGTGATTGTCTGCTTATCATACATGTTCTATAATCGTGAACTATTTGTGATGGGGCGTGCAtcaacgtagcaccacagaataccgactgcgatggtaaagtgagcacaaacgagtagcaaggatggaGCATTTGGGATATTTGACATATCACAGACAGTTGCCTGAAGACTCGCATTTGCGATAGATGTCGGCATCTCATACGCTTAGTTATGCAAAATGTATGCATTGCTACTCCCTACCCTCGAGggtttctgggttgtgtgggaaggatccccctatcgcacacacaggCAAAGCGACAGTTTAAAATGCGGTCGCGGAAAGGAGTTAAAAACCGTTTGCATAGCAGCTCGTTGTACTAGTGTCTTGCCTTAAGTTTGCTTGCcatataggttgtgttcacctagttgATTTTCCAGTGAACCCTATTTATCTGCTTAACCTAAAAGTTGGTAATTATTCCTAAAAATTGTAGTCTCCTAtccaccccctctagtcgaccgtatcgatcctttcGGTATATATGTTTAACTGCAAATATGCCACTATAGGGATAGTAGGGCCTAGTGACTGCCCCGTAACACCAACACCATCCATAAGAACCCACCCTAGATCTTGTTGCATGCAAAACATTGCCTGcacaaccctagcatcatcgtGAGGCACCTCATTGAGGTCGGGAGGCAGCTCATTGAGATCGTGAGGCATCTCATTGAGATCAATCATGTTTCCTTCTGAAgactttttttgttttttattgcCAACCAAACCTGCATTTTGcaagagaggaagggggaacaaACACATCAACCACCATTTTTTGGTATTTTATTGAAACTAATTTCAAGAAAATAACCGCATAGATGCAAGAGAGGAAGAGTGAAAACAACCATTGGTTGTGAGACTAAAAAAACTAGCCAACTTTTTTTCCTATTGCAATATTTTTCCAGAAAATTGCTATATTTGTTTTTCATCTTTTTTAGTTGCACACAGGTCAATCCTCATTTGCACACATGAGTTCTTTAAGTTGCACGCATAATCATAAAATTTGCATAGCACCACCCAGTTAGGTGCAAATTTTGTTCATTTAGGTGATTATATACAATTGCACATAACAATCACACAACTTGGAACCCTCAAACAACTAACCACCTCAGCTATTTTGTTGTTGTTTGTAGTTGCATAGAGAAGTGCTGCCAGTTGCACAAATCGTAGTATGTAAGTTGCACAAATGTAGTATATAAGTTTCACGGATACAACACAGGAATAGGTGCATTTTTTCTGAAGGATTTTTTCTTGCACCATCTGCAGGTTTTATGGGTGGAGGAGCCGCTGTAGAGAAGAATGCACCTCCAAATACCATGTCAGATCTACTTATCTTGGAAAGAGCAAAGCGAAATTAGTTGACAACAATTTGTCTAGTTATTAGTTATATTCCATAATTCCTATAGCAGATTATCTCTTTCTTTTTTCTACTCTGGATATATCTACTAGagtgtgtgaacaaaaatatttAATATATGATTGTTTCTAATCTATGCACACGATTTCTTTTTTGTTGCACAGAGTGTGCCAAAAGTTGGTTGATGCATTTGGAGGAGTTGCATGAAAACAACAAAAATTCGCA
This genomic window from Aegilops tauschii subsp. strangulata cultivar AL8/78 chromosome 4, Aet v6.0, whole genome shotgun sequence contains:
- the LOC109740370 gene encoding uncharacterized protein produces the protein MAAPSSSKEKFFKRVINPYLSEVMKHPQAIEMRERVLHIRDVQGRKKTGSVEARLEAVEQEIFKFQGMVEHGLSANHLMIMEFTRDHKVDDRSMKDIVFTFNEQINFLQSQIYDLQNQVFEYEARFKAMRLAASCRTQETRASSYDGEPLPWKSEYKFASTSSSPPSPKKET